One Mesorhizobium sp. L-2-11 genomic region harbors:
- a CDS encoding outer membrane protein assembly factor BamD: protein MFFKRIGLSKAPHRAVFLALSVVVPSLFLSACMSSEKDVDLSTYVEQTEPADVLYNQGLANLNAGRLQEASRKFGAVDRQHPYSEYARKSMVMGAFADYRQGNYTEAIGSAKRYLTLYPSTDDAAYAQYIIGLSYYRQIRDVTQDQKEARQTVQTMQDLVTRWPDSEYVDDAREKIRFANDQLAGKEMQIGRYYLERREYIAAVKRFRVVVETYSNTRHVEEALARLTETYYAMGLTSEAQTAAAVLGTNYPDSVWYKDSYKLLQTGGLEPRENAGSWIAKAGKLITGA from the coding sequence ATGTTCTTCAAGCGAATTGGTCTATCGAAAGCGCCGCATCGGGCTGTTTTCCTGGCGCTTTCGGTGGTTGTTCCATCGCTGTTCCTGTCGGCCTGCATGTCGTCCGAAAAGGATGTCGACCTGTCGACCTATGTCGAGCAGACCGAGCCGGCAGACGTTCTCTACAATCAGGGCCTCGCCAATCTGAATGCCGGGCGCCTGCAGGAGGCGAGCCGCAAGTTCGGTGCGGTCGACCGCCAGCATCCCTATTCCGAATACGCCCGCAAATCGATGGTGATGGGCGCCTTTGCCGACTATCGCCAGGGCAACTACACCGAGGCGATCGGTTCGGCCAAGCGCTATCTCACGCTCTATCCGTCGACCGACGACGCGGCCTATGCCCAGTACATCATCGGGCTCAGTTATTACCGGCAGATCAGGGATGTCACCCAGGACCAGAAGGAAGCGCGTCAGACCGTGCAGACGATGCAGGATCTGGTGACGCGCTGGCCCGATTCCGAATATGTCGACGACGCCAGGGAAAAGATCCGGTTCGCCAACGACCAGCTCGCCGGCAAGGAGATGCAGATCGGCCGCTATTATCTCGAGCGCCGTGAATACATCGCCGCCGTCAAGCGGTTCCGCGTCGTGGTGGAGACCTATTCCAACACGCGCCATGTCGAGGAAGCGCTCGCGCGCCTTACTGAAACCTATTATGCGATGGGGCTGACATCGGAAGCGCAGACTGCCGCTGCCGTGCTCGGCACCAACTATCCCGACAGCGTGTGGTACAAGGATTCCTACAAGCTCCTGCAGACTGGTGGGCTCGAGCCGCGCGAGAATGCGGGCTCGTGGATCGCCAAGGCCGGGAAGCTGATCACCGGCGCCTGA